The following coding sequences are from one Plasmodium knowlesi strain H genome assembly, chromosome: 9 window:
- a CDS encoding dynein light chain, putative gives MEKSMLKRDIINSLKTLVNKNLKDSVFNCNSKKEITDNLSNLIKDHLKSLTSNKYKIIVEILLNENREQGINVSTRLFFDKQSDFFFKESINTDTFHCLVVVYLIHV, from the exons atggaaaaaagcat GTTGAAGCGAGACATTATCAATTCTTTAAAGACATTAGTTAACAAAAATTTGAAGGACAGCGTCTTCAACTGCAACAGTAAGAAGGAAATTACTGACAATCTTTCGAATCTCATAAAGGACcatttaaaaa GCTTAACctcaaataaatataaaattattgTTGAAATTCTCCTTAACGAAAACAGAGAACAAGGAATAAA TGTTTCTACTAGGCTTTTTTTCGACAAACAgtcagattttttttttaaggaaagcATCAACACC GATACCTTCCATTGTCTTGTGGTGGTTTACTTAATTCATGTGTAG